The Polaribacter sp. MED152 region ATTACCATTTCTAAAAATGTACATATAGATTTAGTTCGTAAAAAGAAAATATCTGTTGCTACAGAAACAACCAAAGACCAAGAAGAGAAAGTTTATTTGGTTGCTGATGAAAACCCTACACCAGAAGATAAAATTATTAGAGAACAGAATTTAGCAAAGCTTTTGAGAGATATTAGACAATTAAAACCTAAATATCAAGAAGTGATTCAGTTAAGGTATTTTCAAGAACTTAGTTATAAAGAAATTGCACAGCAAACCAACGAACCAATGAATAATGTAAAAGTTAAGTTGTTACGTGCTAAAAAATTACTGGCAGAAA contains the following coding sequences:
- a CDS encoding RNA polymerase sigma factor produces the protein MSKEDLVLRENIAKAKEGNQAAFRYLLNLYWVEVYGFLLKRINNENEAEDIAIQAFSKAFDKITTFDDNYTFKTWLITISKNVHIDLVRKKKISVATETTKDQEEKVYLVADENPTPEDKIIREQNLAKLLRDIRQLKPKYQEVIQLRYFQELSYKEIAQQTNEPMNNVKVKLLRAKKLLAEIIKKS